Proteins from a single region of Aythya fuligula isolate bAytFul2 chromosome 3, bAytFul2.pri, whole genome shotgun sequence:
- the PNRC1 gene encoding proline-rich nuclear receptor coactivator 1, which translates to MVTTTAPPPFLARISSGADDPRRLPSGLLQRLRRGDSNCENQPGCCLAAAAAGGSGSRPALKRVRRRKGKLRPGPAGLLPSRYQQYQQHRAGLGRRTPLAAYGPGELRAPPAPGVAATPPEEPPAAAPSRAAPGRALRKEVLKNKMGKSEKAAAPHSPPVHGFHLCEQPKINRQKGKCGVPLAKIASAKKMESFWQDSVSAEIIPKPEKKPLKNTENFRNAKSKKPVTLTEANQKENYAGAKFSDPPSPSVLPKPPSHWVGGTAELSDQNRELMAVHLKTLLKVQA; encoded by the exons ATGGTCACCACCACGGCGCCGCCGCCCTTCCTGGCTCGCATCTCGTCGGGCGCCGACGACCCCCGGCGGCTGCCCTCCGGCCTCCTGCAGCGCCTGCGGCGAGGGGACAGCAACTGCGAGAACCAGCCCGGCTGCTGcctggccgccgccgccgcgggggGGAGCGGATCGCGGCCGGCGCTCAAGAGGGTGAGGCGGAGGAAGGGCAAGCtccggccgggccccgcggggctgctgcccagccgCTACCAGCAGTACCAGCAGCACCGCGCCGGCCTGGGCAGGAGGACGCCGCTGGCCGCCTACGGCCCGGGGGAGCTGCGCgctcccccagctcccggcGTGGCTGCGACCCCTCCGGAGGAgccccccgcggccgcccctTCGAGAGCCGCGCCCGGCAGAGCGCTGAGGAAGGAG GTCTTGAAGAATAAGATGGGAAAGTCTGAGAAGGCGGCGGCCCCCCACAGCCCGCCCGTTCACGGTTTCCACCTGTGTGAGCAACCGAAGATCAACAGGCAGAAGGGCAAGTGCGGCGTGCCGCTGGCCAAGATCGCCTCCGCCAAAAAGATGGAGAGCTTCTGGCAAGACTCGGTGTCGGCAGAAATAATCCCCAAGCCGGAGAAGAAGCCgctgaaaaacacagagaacTTCAGAAACGCCAAGTCGAAGAAACCCGTCACCCTAACGGAAGCGAACCAAAAAGAGAATTACGCTGGGGCAAAATTCAGCGACCCGCCGTCACCTAGTGTCCTTCCAAAGCCTCCCAGCCACTGGGTGGGTGGCACAGCTGAACTTTCCGACCAAAACAGGGAGTTGATGGCAGTCCATTTGAAAACTCTCCTAAAAGTTCAAGCGTAG
- the BORCS6 gene encoding BLOC-1-related complex subunit 6: MEPPAPGAAGPPGSPAPAPAAVLAREGAERDGRSLEALSLAAGSTGAAAAAAAGVAAGRPQPPSEGRRATLASALELEGTVLREGRLTQFVANNLERRIRLSGAPRGEQPAPGPAPGAGPGAAAGAAAAAGAGSIPAIDPGALQDVVALAGQVAAQVDELLRGVHCGLQALTALSVGCIQTYRDGVESLGEAADLSIRAMYALVARCEELDRAMQPVPALAKRIRDMKGTLERLEGLCK, translated from the coding sequence ATGGAGCCGCCGGCAccgggcgctgcggggcccccggggagcccggccccggccccggccgcagTCCTGGCCCGGGAGGGAGCGGAGCGGGACGGGCGGAGCCTGGAGGCGCTGAGCCTGGCCGCCGGCAGCACCGGAGCGGCGGCCgcggcagcagcaggggtggcGGCGGGGAGGCCGCAGCCCCCCTCGGAGGGCCGGCGGGCGACGCTGGCGAGCGCCCTGGAGCTGGAGGGGACGGTGCTGCGCGAGGGGCGGCTCACGCAGTTCGTGGCCAACAACCTGGAGCGGCGGATCCGCCTGAGCGGCGCCCCGCGGGGCGAGCAGCCCGCACCGGGCCCCGCGCCGGGGGCTGGGCCCGGAGCCGCAGCCGGAGCCGCAGCCGCAGCCGGGGCCGGCTCCATCCCCGCCATCGACCCCGGGGCGCTGCAGGACGTGGTGGCCCTGGCCGGGCAGGTGGCGGCGCAGGTGGACGAGCTGCTGCGGGGCGTGCACTGCGGGCTGCAGGCCCTGACGGCGCTCAGCGTCGGCTGCATCCAGACCTACCGCGACGGCGTGGAGAGCCTGGGCGAGGCGGCCGACCTCAGCATCCGCGCCATGTACGCGCTGGTGGCCCGCTGCGAGGAGCTGGACCGCGCCATGCAGCCCGTGCCCGCCCTGGCCAAGCGCATCCGAGACATGAAGGGCACCCTGGAGCGCCTCGAGGGGCTCTGCAAGTAG